A single region of the Sorghum bicolor cultivar BTx623 chromosome 9, Sorghum_bicolor_NCBIv3, whole genome shotgun sequence genome encodes:
- the LOC8066583 gene encoding pentatricopeptide repeat-containing protein At1g59720, chloroplastic/mitochondrial, whose translation MARTLAPSPFLSATCAARPSTAAIDDHDAHQRPWPPSSHHAAPRCASLLPPCRPAVGHLYRRPLRRQPHALPRAHVACGPVPSRAAPLPHAPRLRHLSPPRYSLPSALSVAAFLATLPEGRQLHALAAKLGLLAPARPHNNTVVVTNSLVHLYTSCGRSDAALAIFRGVPDADRLLVSWNTTIDTIAGNGDHLAALDLFREMQRDRPELAPDAYTLQSVLGAYAAVGVLSLRLYAHAVLLRELGAGGGHASSPAAVSRVVLINNVLVDLYGKCGTVELARQVFDQMPEQDLASWNAMVLALANHGCVRDSLDLFHRMTHLWRI comes from the exons ATGGCCAG GACGCTCGCTCCCTCTCCCTTTCTCTCTGCTACGTGCGCCGCTCGGCCATCCACCGCCGCCATCGACGACCACGACGCACACCAGCGCCCGTGGCCCCCTTCAAGCCACCATGCCGCCCCTCGCTGCGCCAGCCTCCTCCCTCCCTGCCGCCCCGCTGTAGGGCACCTCTACCGACGCCCGCTCCGCCGTCAACCTCATGCGCTCCCTCGTGCACATGTGGCGTGCGGACCTGTCCCATCGCGCGCTGCTCCTCTTCCGCACGCTCCACGCCTCCGACACCTGTCACCGCCGCGGTACTCCCTCCCGTCAGCGCTCTCCGTGGCCGCCTTCCTCGCCACGCTCCCCGAGGGCCGCCAGCTGCACGCGCTAGCCGCCAAGCTCGGGCTCCTCGCGCCTGCGCGCCCACACAACAACACCGTCGTCGTCACCAACTCCCTCGTCCACCTCTACACCTCCTGCGGCCGCTCGGACGCTGCACTTGCCATCTTCCGCGGTGTCCCGGACGCGGATCGGTTGCTCGTGTCGTGGAACACCACCATCGACACGATCGCGGGAAATGGGGACCACCTCGCGGCGCTCGACCTGTTCCGGGAGATGCAGCGCGATAGGCCTGAGCTCGCGCCCGATGCCTACACGTTGCAGAGCGTGCTCGGTGCCTACGCCGCCGTTGGCGTGCTCTCGCTCAGGCTCTACGCGCACGCGGTGCTACTCCGGGAACTTGGCGCTGGCGGCGGGCACGCCTCATCCCCGGCGGCGGTGTCGCGCGTCGTGCTCATCAACAACGTGCTCGTCGACCTCTACGGCAAGTGCGGCACGGTTGAGCTCGCGCGCCAGGTGTTCGATCAGATGCCTGAGCAGGACCTTGCGTCCTGGAACGCCATGGTCCTCGCGCTCGCCAACCACGGCTGCGTCCGGGACTCGCTCGACCTGTTCCACCGGATGACGCACTTGTGGAGAATCTAG
- the LOC8066582 gene encoding salicylate carboxymethyltransferase, whose product MEMQDEAIVVVARPEEAAAAAVVAVRRMNSSGVGKMSYADNSDFQRVIASVTKKARQELAAALYRARGRPDSMAIADLGCATGPNALLNVSDAVEAVLAENQHHPPPQLHVFLNDLPANDFNAVFRLLPSSPLAATGCCLVSAWPGSFYERVFPEASLDYVVSSSSLHFLSKAPTMRMEHPVNLGRVYVSESGPAAVLDAYRSQFHADFLAFLSCRAVEVRPRGLLLLTFVARRTARPTAHDCYLWDLLADALMDMAAAGLVDEDQVHAFNAPYYSPCPDDLAKVIAKEGSFTVRTMQLFVTTRRCLLLQAQAQADDDDDELPRWLAMETASTVRAVVEPMLRTHFGWDAIAMDGLFCRYSLLLEAYYRSNTSRNKDDLTNVFLVLEKKQH is encoded by the coding sequence ATGGAGATGCAGGACGAGGCGATAGTCGTCGTCGCGaggccagaagaagcagcagcagcagcggtcgTCGCCGTGCGCCGCATGAACAGCAGCGGCGTTGGCAAGATGAGCTACGCCGACAACTCCGACTTCCAGCGGGTCATCGCCTCCGTCACCAAGAAGGCCAGGCAGgagctggcggcggcgctgtaccGCGCCCGTGGCCGCCCGGACTCCATGGCCATCGCCGACCTGGGCTGCGCCACGGGGCCCAACGCGCTGCTCAATGTGTCCGACGCCGTCGAGGCCGTGCTGGCGGAGAACCAGCACCACCCGCCGCCCCAGCTCCACGTCTTCCTCAACGACCTCCCCGCCAACGACTTCAACGCCGTCTTCCGCCTGCTGCCGTCGTCGCCGCTCGCCGCCACCGGCTGCTGCCTGGTGTCGGCATGGCCTGGATCCTTCTACGAGCGCGTCTTCCCGGAGGCCAGCCTGGACTACGTCGTGTCCTCAAGCAGCCTGCACTTCCTGTCCAAGGCGCCGACGATGAGGATGGAGCATCCCGTTAACCTTGGCCGCGTCTACGTCTCCGAGTCCGGCCCCGCCGCGGTGCTGGACGCCTACCGCTCCCAGTTCCACGCCgacttcctcgctttcctctCCTGCCGCGCCGTCGAGGTGAGGCCCCGCGGACTGCTCCTCCTCACCTTCGTCGCCAGGAGGACCGCCCGCCCCACCGCGCACGACTGCTACCTCTGGGACCTCCTCGCCGACGCCCTCATGGAcatggccgccgccggcctCGTCGACGAGGACCAGGTCCACGCCTTCAACGCGCCCTACTACAGCCCCTGCCCGGACGACCTCGCCAAGGTCATCGCCAAGGAAGGCTCCTTCACCGTCAGGACCATGCAGCTCTTCGTCACCACGCGCCGCTGCCTCCTCCTCCAGGCCCAGGCACaggcggacgacgacgacgacgagttgCCGCGGTGGCTAGCCATGGAGACGGCGAGCACCGTTAGGGCGGTCGTGGAGCCCATGCTGCGAACGCACTTCGGCTGGGACGCCATCGCCATGGATGGACTCTTCTGCAGGTACAGCCTCCTGCTCGAGGCATACTACCGCAGCAACACCAGCAGAAACAAGGACGACCTCACCAACGTCTTCCTCGTCTTGGAGAAGAAACAGCACTAG
- the LOC8066581 gene encoding putative SERF-like protein, protein MTRGNQRDRDRERAAARKPNAKGSQDGLTPEQRRERDKKALEEKAAKKAQQAAAGGTGTSTDNNNNNNKNKAGGKK, encoded by the exons ATGACTC GCGGCAACCAGCGTGACCGCGACCGTGAGCGCGCGGCGGCGCGGAAGCCCAACGCCAAGGGCTCTCAGGACGGGCTCACCCCGGAGCAGCGCCGCGAGAG GGACAAGAAGGCGCTGGAGGAGAAGGCGGCCAAGAAGGCGCAGCAGGCAGCGGCCGGCGGCACCGGGACCTCCAccgacaacaacaacaacaacaacaagaatAAGGCAGGTGGCAAGAAGTAG